The following DNA comes from Arthrobacter sp. SLBN-83.
GTTCCTCGGTGCGGGCCAACTCGCTTCTGGCCAGGACCTCCAAGGTCGCCAGCCCCAGTGCCTTGGTCCCTTCATCCGGGTCCAACGCCCGGTCCAAGGCCCACTGGGTGCGGCGCCACCATTCCGCCCGGCTGTCCGCCTCGGTCTTTTGCCGTAGGGCGTCGGCATCGGCCTCGCGTTTTTGATCCAGCGCCGTCTTGTCGGCGGCGGTGCGCTGCTTCAGGGTGCGCCAGTTGATGTAGAAGGCGAGCAGGGCCGCGATGAGCACGGCCAGGGGGCCCAGCCCCGCGAGGATGACCCACCAGTCCGCCGGTCCGGAATGGACGACGACGTCCAGGGGGTCGGGGGAGGGAACAGGGGTCACCGGACCAGCTTAGGCGCCAGGTTCCGACGGCAGCGGGCCGACACTCCACCCGCATTCCTTCCTTAACAGCCGCTGCCACTGTGTCGACTTCCGCTGCTTCAACTGCCCCGCCGGGAGATGAGCACCGGACCGTGGGCGTGGTGCAGAACTGCGTGGGCGGTGGAGCCCATGGTTTCCCTGAGGATGCCCTGGCCCTGGGAGCCGACCACTGCTATCCGGGCTTCTGCAGAGGCCTGGAGGATGGCGTGCGGGACCGAGCTGTCCGTAAAGATCTTTCCGTCAACGGGAATACCGGGTGCCACGGAGCGCGCACGGTCCAAGGCGGACGACAGGATTCTTTGGGCCTCAGCGTCGGCTTCCTGCGTAGCCGGCCGCCGGTGGCCCGGGGGCTGATGCTGGACATGGATCACCGTGAGTGCTGCCTGCCACGCCGTTGCGAGGGCGCAGGCATCCTCCAGTGCCGCGGGGGAACCCGAGGCGTCGACGGCGGCGACCACCGGCCCGTCCGGGTGGAGGTCCTGGCGAATCACGGCGACTGGGCAGGCAGCGGTGGCCGCCAGTTCCAGGCTCACGGACCCCACAAGCAGGCCTAGGAAACCGCCCAGGCCGCGGCTGCCGACGACCAGCAGTCCTTCTCCTGTGGAAACCTGGGCCAGAAGCTGCGCAGGCAGTCCGTGGAGCAGTGTGCTCCTGACCTGAAGCCCGGGAACCTCCGCTGCCGCATGCTCAACGCCCTCTTCCAGGATGGACTGGGCGGACTGCTCCAGGCCGCTGCCGGATACGCCCGGAACCGGGCCGAGGTGCCTGGTAAGCAGCGGCCACATTGAACAGTGCACAACGTTCAGCGGGCACCTCACCGCCCGTGCATGCCGGGCTGCCCAGCGGACGGCGGCCGCGGCCTCATCCGATCCGTCATAGCCGGCAACCACGGCTTTTGGCTCCTGCATCACCTGACTGCCCTCCTGACCGGACCGGCCATCACCCCCGGGGGACCTTCGGCCCTTTGGCAGCCCTGCCCCTTGGTTTCATCCTGATTCTAAGTAACGGGGAGGGATATGGGCAGCGTGGTCAGCCGGATTGCCGCGATGATGCTTGTCCTGGTTGCACTCCTTTTGGGGACTGCGGCGCCGGGCACAGCGGTGGCACCCGTTGCTGTCGTTGTGGAGGACACCGCAGGGGTGCTTGACCAGAACACCCTGCTGCCCGCCGTCGAGCGCATCCAGTTCTATGAGCCCACCCGCGTCGCCGTCTTCACCTACAACGGAAGGACCGAGGACAACCTTAATGAACAGGTCCTCAAATTCGCCCGGTCCAAACATCCCGAGTGGATCAGCGCCGACGGTCAGAAATGGGCCGACGGGCTGTTCATTTTCGCGCTCGACCCCGTTGGCCGCCATGTGGGCACCTACATGGGCGAGGACCGGAAGGTGTCGCTGGAACAGCGCAGCGACATCCAGGACGCGTCAAAGGACCTGTTCCGCGATGCCCAGTGGACTGACGGCACGGTGGCCGGCATTCGCCGTGCCGCCGAACTCATCAACCAGCCGTGGTACCGGTCCGCCGCGTTCCTGATCACAGCATGGGTCACCGGTGGCATTGCGGCACTGGGTGCTGCCGCATGGTTAATCGTCCGCGCCGTGACCAGGAGCGCCTGCCGGAAACAGATCGAACGCGGGGACCGCAGCTACTCCAACGTCAGCATGGACCTGGACGTGACGGAACTGAACGCCGGGACCATCCCGGAATCGTCCCGCTATGGGAGCCAGGTCCTGGAGAAACACCGCACCTTCCTGAGCCGCTATGCCACCGTCACGGAACTGTCCAACCAGGTGCACGCGTTGGGCAAACGGTCCTTGAGCAGCCGGAAGAACCTCAAGCTTGCCCGCGGGTTCGCGGACAGCGCCGCCGAACTGGATGCGCTGGACGACGTCATTGCTGACAGCAACGCCTTGTTGAACCGCGCCGACACCTGGCCCACTGCATGGGACCGTCAACTTGCCCCCTTCCGCAAGGACCTGGCTGGACTGGAGCAGCTCCTAACCAAGCGGCACGGACAAGGGGACTCCGCCACGGCCGCCGCGCTGCGGTCCTTCCGTGACGAAAGCCTGCGGGAGATCGAGCGGTGGACCGCAGAACTGGCGGACGGACGGATTTCACCGGAAAGGGCCCTGGACCGTCTTTACGAAGCACGTACCCGGCTTTCGGAACTCTTGGAGAACCACGCGGAAACGGTCATCCAGGGTTTTGCAAAGAACGAGCGGGAGGCGCGGCTGATGCGCGAGCAGATGGAGACGGCGCATGAGGGCCTGGACCACCGCCGTCAGCGGACCTACGAGCCCAGCATCCTGGGGACGGTGTACCCGTCCTACCAGTTTTTCTCTGTCGCCACCTTCAACTCCGGATTCAATACCGGGGTCAGCGGCGTCAATTCGGCCAGGGGCGGCGGCAGCACCACCGGTTACGGCAGCAGCGGCGGCAGCTTCTCCGGCTCCGGCAGTTCGTCCGGCTTCTAGTTCTCCCGGGGTCTTTGTCGCCGCCTTGCCAGCAGAAGACCACACAGGAGTGGGGCCCATCGTCCTCGATGAGCCCTACGGGCCTAACTGGCTGAACGGCAGTCCGCCTGCCGCCCTACACGCGCTTCGGCCTTATGCCGCCCCAACGGTACCGAGCCTGCGAGCGCTGCGGCGCACGGTGTAACGGGGGTGCGGGGCCGCGGCAAGCACGATGCCCGGCGGCGTGGGCGCAACGTCCCGGATCAGTCCGGTCCCTGCGCACTCGCGTACCTCCGCTATTGCTGCAGCCGCCTCCTGTTTGTCGGTGAACTGTCCGGAAACTGCCAAAACATGCCCATCGGGCATCACAAGCCTGAACCGGATCTGCGAGTCCTCATCAACGAACAGTTCGAACGTACCTGCCATATGCCTTGTTCTCTCCTCAGGGTCCTGCCGGCGTCGACGTTGACGCAGGCGGCGGCCTGGCCCGACTTCCGGTCCAGCAACCCGGGACGCACAACCCAGCAACGGTGCATCATCCGGCCTGCAACCAGCTTCTCAAAGGGCCGGACCGGTCTTTTAGGGACCAAAGTCCCTGACTGGCGGCTCCGGGGATGCTAGCCGGCGGGGCGGGACAGGCGTATCAACGCGATTCCGGTGCCAATGAACCACAACCAGAGCAGGACGCCGTAGCCCCAGTAGAAATTTGGGACTGTATGGCGAAGGACCTCGCTGAGCACCCCCAAGGCGCCGGTGCCAATGCCGAGCCACGCCAGGTACTGCGGGAAGGGCGCCCCTGCCGTGAGCATTGCCAGTCCCATCAGGAGAATTCCGAGGGCAGAGAGGACGCCGACGATGGCGGGTGTGTTGTTTTCGGCGATGATGGCTTCAGCGGCGGTGGCGTAGCCGCTGCGTTCACCATCCGTCCCGGCGGCAATGTAACGGTCGCTGAGATAGACGAGGTTGAGGGAGCCCCGGCTGCTGACCGGGACAGCAAGCAGGAGCGCCCAGGGCAGGGCGCCAAAGATCAGTGCGATCAGGGGCAGGCTCTTCCGGAAGGGCATAAGCGCCACAAAGAGGGCTGTGAAAACAAGCACCGGCAGGATGTTCGGCAGGATCCACAGGACCTGCTCGGCCACGTAGTTCGTTTTGTTGGCCGCAATGAACTGCAGCGTGGCGGCTCCGCCGTGCACCGGAGGGGGCGCCAGGAAGTCGAGCACCAGCGCAGCTATCAACAGGAGGACGAACAGGATCGATGACGCCCCCGCCGTGAGATAGAGGAGGCCCCACCCCGGCTGCGCCTGGGACGCACCATGCCCTTTCATGCCTGGAGCCTGCCATTCGTGGAGCGCGCCAAACAGTGCCGTTGGGCCCGGCTGCCATGTCCCGCGGTTGCTGCCTTGCGTGACCAAGGTCCCTGGCCCGCTGCGCGGCTTCCTGACAAAATGCCGCCTTGAATATCGATTGCCGTGACGGGAGGAAGACATGCCGACAAATGACGCACACCCGGGCGACGGCGCAGAGGAGAGGTTGCGGATAGAGCTGGAGGACGCGGCATCCGTAAAGTGGTGGGCGCGAATCCTCTACACCCTTGGCTCGCAGTATGGACGCACCCAGCTGCGGTTTGTTGGCAGGGCGGAGGACGGGCGGAGGCTTTATGCCAGCGACACATTCCCCGGGCCGCCCCTGAACGCCACCGCGCCCGCAGAAGCCTGGGCTCCAGGCCTGCAGGCCAGCCTTAGCCAGCTCCGCAGTGACCTGGCCCGCGACGGCTGGACGGAAGCCAGCCACGGGGCGCAGCCGTGGGACTTAACCTTTATCCGCCGCAGGGGTTCATGACCCGGACGGCCGGCCGGCACGTTGCCTTCCCGGCCCCGCGTCTTCAGGTTCCGGGCCCGCCGCCTTACGTGACCGGCCAAACGACCCTGGTTTGCCAGGTTGCAGGATCCGGCTGCTGTTCCGGATCGGTCAGGTAGTACTCCCACATTGTGTCGGAGGGGGTGGCGCCGTCAGCTTCCATGCGTTGCCGGATGGCATCGTAGGTGGTGCCCAAAGTGTCATAAGGGCCGGTATGGACAGCTTCGAATGCGTCCGTGTCAGGAAGCGCCCCGCTGGCCACTTCGCCTGTCCCTTGGAAGTTTCCGGTGATAGGGAACCCGGCTTCAACATCCACGGTTTCCCCCGGCATTCCGTGGTACATGGCAAACGGCGGGCCGGCTGGCCTGGCTCCCTGCATCTGGACCGCGGCCATCACGGCGCCAAAAGCGCGGCCGAAAAAGCTGGTCAGCGCCTCCATGGGGACCTTTTCACGCACTACGGCAACAGGTTGTTCAGCGACATGGATCTTTCGGGGCTGCTGGCCACTTTCACTCATGGCATCAGCCTTGCCAGCCCGGCCCCGGCGTGACAGGGCCATAGGACTCTAACTGTCACCCCGCGGCGCCGTATGCCTCCTGCATCCAGGTCCGGACCTCGGCATCGAGTTGGCTGCTGTCAGAGAGCTCCAGATGGTGCATCCATGTTCCGGCCGAAGGATGCACGACCTGCTTGAAGCGGGGCGAACCCAGGTCCCGCGGCAGTGCCAAAGACAGGACAAGCGGAACGGAGGATTTCACATAGACCCCGGGCCGCCAGAGGTACGCGAACCCGCGGCGCCGGCGGAAGGAGATCTGGCTTTTCCCCACCCTTATCTCATGGGGTCCCAGGGCCGCCGCCATCCGCTCCGCGGCTTCGTAGAGAACAAGCGCGGTGGGCGCTCCGTCAAAGAACTGCTCCACCGCCCGCGGCTGTACCGACAACCGCCCTAAGCCTTGCCGGCGTTGATTGTTATGGCTTCCATATACGCTCCGGTATGGGTCGGCGGCAGGTCTGCGCTCCAAGCATGCCGCGGCATTAGGTGCCGTGGGAAGGGCCGAAGGTCGCATGCCGGAGCGTGCAGGGGGACAGGCCGGGGCCAAATGCCCTAGCCCGCCCGGCGGCAGCAGGGTAGGTTCAGTGCCATGTGCGATGACGTTCAGCGCCCCCTGCCGACGGGCCCTGGATGAGGAAGCAGGCTTCCCCACCCGCGGCAACCGGCGGGGGTCCCGGCAGCCTTGATGCCGGGGAACCGGCCGGTTCCCCCATGGAAAAGTCGTGGGGCTTCCTCAGGCGGTATCCCGTCGTCGCCCTGACCCTTCTGGTGCTCCTGGCCACGCTGGTGCTGGTTCAGTTCGGGCTGGAACTTCAGGTCCGCATCCTCGCGTCGGCCTACGCGGCGGTGATCGTGGTGGCGCGTGCGGCCGGCATGGTCCGGTCGCTGCGCGGGGGCCGGTGGGGCATCGACCTTTTGGCCCTGATGGCCATTGCCAGCACGGTTGCGGTGGGCGAGTACCTGGCGGCCCTGGTGGTGATCCTGATGCTCACCGGCGGGGAGGCATTGGAGAACTTCGCGCAAGGACGCGCTGCGCGCGAACTGCGGTCCCTGCTGGACCGGGCTCCCCGTTTTGCCCACCGCGAGGAATCCGGCGCCGTGCTGGCGGACACCCCTATCGGCGAGGTTGCGCCCGGGGACGTACTGGTGGTCCGCCCGTCCGAATTGGTACCCGTCGATGGCGAACTCCTGTCCGATTCAGCCACCCTTGACGAATCATCGCTGACGGGCGAAAGCCTGCCGGTGGAACGCATTCGGGGGGAACAGTTGCTCAGCGGCGCGGTCAACGGCGTGGCGGCCATTCGGATGCGGGCAGCGGCCACCGCGGCCGACTCGCAGTACAGCCGCATCATCGCCCTGGTGGAGGAGGCCTCCAACAGCCGCGCCCCGGTGGTCCGCATGGCCGACCGCTACGCAGTGCCCTTCACCCTCCTGGCCCTGGCCATGGCGGGAACGGGCTGGCTGCTGTCGGGTGAGCCGCTGCGCTTTGCCCAGGTCCTGGTGGTGGCCACGCCGTGCCCGCTGCTGATCGCCGCGCCGGTGGCATTCCTGGCCGGTACCAGCCAGGCCGCCCACAAGGGCATCATCATCAAGAACACCAGGACTCTTGAACAGCTGGCGAAGGCACAGTCTGCGGTCTTCGACAAGACCGGCACCCTCACCTCCGGGCGTCCCGTCCTCGATGAGATCAGGGTGGCACCCGGCCACGGGGAAACGCTGGGGAGCCGGAAGATCCTGCAGCTTGCCGCGTCCGCGGAGCAGTACTCCTCGCATGTGTTGGCAGCCTCGGTAATCGACGCCGCCACGGCAGCCGGCCTTCGTCTCCTGCCCGTGCAGCAGGCGACCGAGAACGCCACCCACGGAGTGGAGGCCGTCTGCGACGGCCAACAGGTGGTGGTGGGAAAAGCAGGCCTGGTCCGCAGCTCATCAACCGGGTTCCGGGAGCCTGCGGTCCATAGCGGCCAACTGGCCGTCCACGTGGCGGTCGACGGCGGGTACGCCGGCGCGTTGATCATGAAGGACCCATTGCGCGGCAATGCCGTGGACACCCTGGCACGCCTGCGCAGCCTCGGCGTGCAGAACACCATGCTGTTGACCGGCGATGCGCGCGCCACGGCCGCCCATATTGCCGAGGAAGCCGGGATAGGGCAAGTCCAGGCGGAGTGCCTTCCCGAGGACAAGGTCACCACTGTCGCCGCCCTGGCGGAACGGCCGGTCCTGATGGTGGGCGACGGGGTGAACGACGCTCCCGTCCTGGCCGCCGCGGACGTTGGCATCGCAATGGGGGCCAAGGGCGCCACGGCGGCGAGCGAATCGGCGGACGTGGTGATCATGCTCGATGACCTTTCCAAAGTGGCCCAGGCCGTGGCCATCGGAAAGCGCACGGTGGCCGTCGCCCTGGTGAGCATCTGGACGGGAATAGGACTCAGCCTTGTCCTGATGGCCATCGCCATGACCGGATACATTCCCGCCGTCGCCGGCGCGCTCCTTCAGGAACTGGTTGACCTGGCCACCATCCTGAACGGGCTCAGGGCACTGCATGGTGCTGACAAGAAGCCCAGTGCCGGCCGGAAACACGGTCCACGGAGACTGCCGGCGGCATGACTTTTGGCCCTTCCCAGCCCAGCTCTCAGCCGGGATCGTGGTGAACATGAACGCAGAAACAGGAGCCAAGCCGGTCATCGTGGGCGTGGACGGGTCCGAATACTCCTCCGCAGCCCTCCGCTACGCGGGCACGCTGGCGGCCCGCCTGGGCGCCCGGCTCGAGGTCATCTCCTGCATCGGGATGCCGGACTACCTGGTCATGTCACGGCTGGAGGGGGCGGACCGGCAGTTTACAGCCAGGCTGGAGGATGCTGCCGGGCGCTTGGTGGAGGACGCCCTTGGCCGGGCGTTCTCCGGTGACCGGCCGGAAAACATCGACGTGACCATCAAGTTCGGATCACCGGCGAAGGTGCTGGTGGACGAGAGCCGGCGGGCGCAGATGCTGGTTGTTGGACGGCACGGCGAAGGCGGCCTGCTCAAGTCGTCCATGGGCTCCGTCAGCAAGGCCTGCGCTGCCCACTCCAACTGTCCGGTGCTCCTGGTTGGGCAGGAGGCGGACGCTGTGTGAGCACCGCGGAGGGCCTAAGCTCTGAACGGGCCGCGCAGCTCCTGAAGCAGGCAGGCCCCAACCAGCTTCCCGCGGAAAAACCCGTTCCGCAGTGGCGGAAGCTCTGGGGCGAAATGACGCACTTCTTCGCCCTCATGCTGTGGTGCGCCGCCGGGCTGGCCTTCATCGCTGACATGCCGCAACTCGCAGTGGCGATCATCGTCGTCGTTATTGTCAACGGAGTTTTCGCGCACATCCAGCAGGAACGCGCCCAGCATGCCGCCGCCAGGCTGCGGGGCCTGCTGCCCGCCGACGTAGTGGTCCGGCGGGACGGGACGGTGCGCAAGGTCCACGCCAGTGAGCTGGTGGTGGGTGACGTGGTGCTCCTCGCTGCCGGCGACCGCATCCCCGCGGACACGGTGCTGCTGTCAGCATCGGCCTGCGCCGTGGATGAATCCATGCTGACCGGAGAAAGTGCCCCGGTGCCGAAAATCGCGGGTGATCCGGCCTGGGGCGGCACCTTCCTGGTCAACGGTTATGGCGAGGCCTCAGTGTCGGCAACCGGTGCCGGAACCAGGCTCGCCGGGATCGCTGCCCTGACCAGCGGGGCGGTTCCTCCGCCCACGCCGCTGTCCCAGGAACTGCGCCGCATCGTCCGCGTGACCGCTGGCATGGCGCTGGGCATCGCTGCGGTCTTCTTCCTGGCATCGCTGCTGGTGGGCTTCCAATGGCGGGACTCGTTCCTGTTTTCCATCGGCGTTGCCGTTGCACTGGTCCCGGAAGGCCTCCTGCCAACCGTCACGCTGTCGCTTGCCATGGGGGCCCAGCGCATGGCAGGCCGCAGCGGGCTGGTCCGGAACCTCGAAGCAGTCGAAACCCTGGGCTCAACCACCTTCATCTGCACCGACAAAACCGGAACCTTGACGCAGAACCGGATGAACGCCGTCGAAGTCTTCACAGTGGCCGGTCCTGTCCAGGTGGCGGGCCAGGGATATGCGCCCGACGGCGGCGTCCAGGGGAGCGGGGTGGAAGAGGCTGCCGACGCGGCGCTGGCAGCGCGCACGGCCTCGCAGGGCCGGGCCGAGTTCCGCGACGGACAGTGGCGGGCGCAGGGCGACCCCATGGAAGCGGCCATGGACGTCCTGGCCCGCAGGCTGACAGGCACCGAGGCCGGCCCTGCCCCCTGGCGCCGGTTGCCGTTCGATCCGGTGCGGCGCCGGGAATCGGCCCTGGTTGGGACGGACCTTTTCTGCAAAGGCGCTCCCGAAACCGTGCTCCCGGTCTGTGAAGCCGTGCCCGGTCCGGTCAAGGAACAGGTGGAGGTGATGGCTGCGCGCGGGCTGCGCGTCATCGCCGTGGCCCGGCGCCGGCTCGGGGGAGCGCCTGTTGCCTGGCAGTCCACTCCAGCCTTGGAGCTTGAAACCGGCATGGAACTCCTGGGCCTGATCGGGCTGCAGGACCCGCCCCGGCCGGATGTGGGGGACGTGATCCGCACGGCGCGGCAGGCGGGACTCAGGATCGCCATGATCACCGGCGACCACCCGGCCACGGCAGCGGCGATTGCCCGCCAGATCGGGCTGACCGGCAGCCCCGAACTGGTGCTGGAAGGCGCCGACCTGCCGGAGGACGACCAGATGCTGGGCGCACTCCTGGACCGCGACGGCGTGGTGGTCAGCAGGGTCTCGCCCGAGCAAAAGCTCCGCGTGGCCAAGGCACTGCAGAGCCGCGGCCATGTGGTGGCGATGACCGGTGACGGCGTCAATGACGGCCCGGCACTCCGCGAAGCGGACATCGGTGTGGCCATGGGCCTCAGTGGAACTGACGTGGCGCGTGAAGCCTCGGATCTGGTCCTCCTCGACGACCATTTCGGCACCATCGTGGCCGCCATCGAACAGGGCAGGGCCACGTACGCCAACATCCACCGGTTCCTTACGTACCACCTCACGGACAATGTGGCCGAACTGACCCCCTTTGTCGTCTGGGCGCTCTCCGGCGGCCAGTTCCCGCTTGCCCTCGGGGTCCTGCAAATCCTCGCTTTGGACATCGGCACCGACCTGCTGCCCGCCTTGGCCCTCGGTGCCGAGCCGCCCGGCAGGCGCATCCTGGCCCGGCCACCCGAACGACGGCATCTGATGGACCGGCAGTTGATCATCCGGGTCTTCTGCATCCTGGGTCCCGTGGAGGCTTTCATGGAAATGACCGTGTTCTCCGCTGTCCTGGCCGGCGGCGGGTGGAGCCGGGGCCAGGTACCGGAGGCAGGGGTCCTGATGGTTGCCTCCGGTGCTGCTTTCACGGCCGTCGTCCTGGGCCAGTTGGCCAACGCCTTCGCCTGCAGGAGCGCCACGGTGCCGCCCTGGAAGCTGGGGTGGGGGACCAACAGGCTCCTGGTATGGGCCGTCCTGGCTGAACTGGCCATCCTTGCCGTCTGCCTGTACGTGCCCTACCTCGCCATGCTGCTGGGCCAGGCACCGCCAACACCGGTGGGCTTCCTGCTGGCGCTCCTCGCGGCCCCTGCTGTGCTGACGGCGGACTGGATCCACAAATCGGCCCGGGGGCGGCTGCGGCGGAGCAGGACCTAAGACTCTGCATGCCCCGGCCGGCGAAGACCAGAATCAAGCCATGAGTGCCGCCGCAGAAACGTCCCTGGCCAACGCCAACGTCAAGTGGATCGAAGACACCGGGATCGCGGACATCCCTTCCGTGGGAGGGAAGAACGCTTCGTTGGGCGAGTTGAGCCGTGCGCTGCAGTCCGCAGGGGTCAGGGTTCCCGAGGGGTTCGCCACCACGGCCGCCGCCTACCGCGCGTTCCTTGCTGCCAACGGCCTGGAGCCGCGGATCAGGCAGCACATGGAGGACCAACGGGCCGGAACATCCACGCTCCGCCAGGCCGGGGCGGCGATCCGGGAGCTGTTCCTGCAGTCCACCTTCCCTGCGGACATTGCCGCGGACATCCAGGAACACTACAGCGCCCTGTGCCAGCGGGCGGGGCAGGACCAGCTCGCCGTTGCGGTCCGCAGCAGCGCCACCGCGGAGGACCTGCCGGACGCCAGTTTCGCCGGCCAGCAGGAAACCTTCCTGAACGTGGCAGGCGGGCGCGCGGTCCTGGATGCGTGCCGGCGCTGCTACGCTTCCCTGTTCACCGACCGCGCCATCAGCTACCGCGAAATGAAGGGATATGACCACCTGGACGTCGCCCTGTCCGTGGGGGTGCAGCGGATGGTCCGCTCAGACCTTGGCGCATCCGGGGTGATGTTCTCAATCGACACCGAGTCCGGCTTCCCCGGCGTGGTGGTGATCAGCGCAGCCTGGGGACTGGGGGAGACGGTGGTCCAGGGAACCATCAACCCGGACAAGTACCAGGTGTTCAAGCCGCTCCTGGCTGAAGAGCGTTTCAACCCCGTGATCGAGCGCGAACTGGGCGCCAAGGAACGCAAAATGGTGTACAGCCAGGGTGGGGATGCGCGGACCAGGATGGTGGAGACCTCCGAACGGGAGCAGCGCTCGCTGGTGCTGGCTGACCGGGAGGTGGTCCTGCTGGCCCGCTGGGCCGCTGCCGTGGAGGAGCATTACGGACGGCCCATGGACATGGAGTGGGCCAGGGACGGGATCACCGGAGAACTCTTCATGGTGCAGGCAAGGCCGGAAACCGTTCAGGCCCGCAGGAGCACAACCACGTTCCGGACGTACCATCTTGCAGAGCCCGGGAAGGTCCTGGTCACCGGCGCCGCGATAGGCGACGCGATAGCCCGGGGCCAGGCCTGCGTGGTGCGGGAGGCCAAGGACATCGAATCCTTCGTGGACGGCTCCGTGCTGGTCACCCGGATGACGGATCCGGACTGGGTGCCCGTGATGAAGCGTGCGGCAGGCATAATCACGGACCACGGCGGCCCGACCAGCCATGCGGCTATCGTCAGCCGCGAACTGGGCGTGCCCGCCGTCGTGGGCACGCGCAACGCCACGGAAGCACTGTCCGACGGCGTCCAGGTCACCTTGTCCTGCGCTGAAGGCGAGGAGGGCCGCGTCTACGAGGGACTGCTGGATTTCTCAGTGGAAGACGTGGACATGCAGGCGCTTCCGGCCACCCGCACGGCCGTGATGATCAACATCGCCAGCCCTGCCGCGGCCTTCAAGTGGTGGCGGCTGCCGGCCGCCGGCGTGGGCCTGGCCCGGATGGAGTTCATCATCAACAACCTGATCCGCATCCACCCCATGGCCCTGGTCCACCCGGAGAAGGTGGCGGACCCGGACGAGGCTGCGCTCATCCGGCAGCTGACCAGCGGCTACGAAGACCCCCAGGAGTACTTCGTCGACGTGCTGGCCACCGGAATCGCCAAGATTGCCGCCCCGTTCCATCCCAAGCCCGTGATCGTCCGGCTCAGCGACTTCAAGACCAACGAGTACGGCCACCTGATCGGCGGCAGCGCCTTCGAACGCCCGGAGGAAAACCCCATGCTCGGGTTCCGTGGTGCCTCCCGCTACTACAGCAGCCACTACCGGGAAGGGTTCGCCCTGGAATGCAAAGCCCTGAAACGCGTGCGCGAGCAGGCGGGGTTCGGCAACGTCATCGTCATGGTTCCCTTCTGCCGCACGGTGCGGGAAGCGGACCAGGTGATCCAGGCGATGGAGGAGCAGGGATTGGTCCGCGGCAGGGACGGGCTGCAGCTCTACATGATGTGCGAGATCCCGTCGAACGTGGTCCTGGCAGCGGAATTCGCCAAGCGCTTTGACGGCTTCTCCATCGGGTCCAACGACCTCACCCAGCTGGTGTTGGGCGTGGACCGCGACTCGGAGGAGCTTGCCGGACTGTTCGACGAGCGGGATCCGGCAGTGATGGCCATGATTGCCGAGGCGATCAGCAAGGCCCACGCCGCCGGCATCAAGATCGGCATCTGCGGACAGGGGCCCAGCAACCATCCGGACCTCGCCGAGTTCCTGGTCAGCCAGGGCATCGATTCCGTGTCCCTGAACCCTGACACCTACGTGCGGACGCTCCCGGTTATAGCAGCGGCGGAGGCACGGACTTCCAGGCTGCAGCCGGCTGGGACGGTGCGCCAGGCCTGACTGCTGCGTCACGTTCGATGCCGGCGCGCGAAAGTGCCTGGCCCCCAAGGTTCCATCCCCTGGGAAGCCAGGCACCGGCGTCGTACTTAATCGTCCTCAACCCCTGCTGATGGGGATCTTTGACGCCCCGGCTTCCTGCTCCTGCGCCGGCATCGGAGCCCGGACTTCGAGGAGGCCGTCCTTGTACGAGGCAGTAATGTCGCCTTGCTGGACACCGCTGGGGAGCGGAATGCGCCGCATGAAGGAACCGTAGCGGAATTCGGACCGGTAGCTGTCCTTGCCCTTTTGCTCCTGCTTCTCCTGCCGCTCCGCCTTGATCGACAACACGCCATCGGCAACTGTGACATCAACGTCCTTTTCCGGATCTATGCCGGGCAGTTCAGCCCGCACCACGAGCGTGTTGCCGTCCATCATCTCCTCAACCCGAATGGCCGAGGAACCCATGTCGCCTTCGAACAGCCTCTCGATGACATCCATCGG
Coding sequences within:
- the ppsA gene encoding phosphoenolpyruvate synthase, with protein sequence MSAAAETSLANANVKWIEDTGIADIPSVGGKNASLGELSRALQSAGVRVPEGFATTAAAYRAFLAANGLEPRIRQHMEDQRAGTSTLRQAGAAIRELFLQSTFPADIAADIQEHYSALCQRAGQDQLAVAVRSSATAEDLPDASFAGQQETFLNVAGGRAVLDACRRCYASLFTDRAISYREMKGYDHLDVALSVGVQRMVRSDLGASGVMFSIDTESGFPGVVVISAAWGLGETVVQGTINPDKYQVFKPLLAEERFNPVIERELGAKERKMVYSQGGDARTRMVETSEREQRSLVLADREVVLLARWAAAVEEHYGRPMDMEWARDGITGELFMVQARPETVQARRSTTTFRTYHLAEPGKVLVTGAAIGDAIARGQACVVREAKDIESFVDGSVLVTRMTDPDWVPVMKRAAGIITDHGGPTSHAAIVSRELGVPAVVGTRNATEALSDGVQVTLSCAEGEEGRVYEGLLDFSVEDVDMQALPATRTAVMINIASPAAAFKWWRLPAAGVGLARMEFIINNLIRIHPMALVHPEKVADPDEAALIRQLTSGYEDPQEYFVDVLATGIAKIAAPFHPKPVIVRLSDFKTNEYGHLIGGSAFERPEENPMLGFRGASRYYSSHYREGFALECKALKRVREQAGFGNVIVMVPFCRTVREADQVIQAMEEQGLVRGRDGLQLYMMCEIPSNVVLAAEFAKRFDGFSIGSNDLTQLVLGVDRDSEELAGLFDERDPAVMAMIAEAISKAHAAGIKIGICGQGPSNHPDLAEFLVSQGIDSVSLNPDTYVRTLPVIAAAEARTSRLQPAGTVRQA
- a CDS encoding Hsp20/alpha crystallin family protein, with the protein product MTDLMRWFDTRRSPMDVIERLFEGDMGSSAIRVEEMMDGNTLVVRAELPGIDPEKDVDVTVADGVLSIKAERQEKQEQKGKDSYRSEFRYGSFMRRIPLPSGVQQGDITASYKDGLLEVRAPMPAQEQEAGASKIPISRG